In the Clostridium cellulovorans 743B genome, CTGTGGTCGTTGTTGATGGAGATACAGAGAGGACTATCAATTATGGCTATAGTGGAATATGGAAGGATATTCTATCATTGGCCTTCATTATAGCTATAATAGTTGTGTTGTTTAAGTTTATTAAAAAGAAAAAACGGGCTTTAAAAAGGTTTTAACAGCAGAGATAATAAATTTTCTAAGGAAACACTTACTTTATGTAGGTGTTTTATTTTTGGGAATGCTAGTTAACGAGAGTACGTGAAATTTTATGTATCTTATACCTAGCGTCTGTTTAAAACAAGAACTAGGAAAACTATAAAAGCATAAGGCTAGGATGATAAATTATACAATATTTGTTTTTGAAATATAAAATGAAAAGAAGAAATTATAGGTGATAAAATGCAAATTCCAATTTTCAAAACTATGAAAAAAGTACCAGGTGGGTTAATGGTAATTCCTTTGTTTATTGGAATTGCTATCAATACGTGTTTTCCTTATGTATTGGATATAGGTGGGTTTACCACGGAATTATTTAAAAAAGGTGCCCAACCATTAATTGGTTTGCTTTTATGTTGTATGGGTTCACAAATATGTATTAAAAGTTCAAAACTTTCAGTAGCAAAGGGAGGAGTTTATGTTATTAGTAAATTTGTGGTGGGTTTTATTATAGCTATAGCAGTGGGTAAGATATGGGGGAGAGAAGGTGTTTTTGGGATAACCCCTATGGTTTTGATGTCTGCATTTTCAAGTATTAATATAGGGTTATATGCATCACTTACTGATCAATTTGGAGATAAAGATGATGTTGCAGCAGGAGCATTAATAGCATTAACTGGAGGAGCATTCTTTACAATGGTAGCTCTTGGAACAAGTGGGCTCGCAGATATCCCTATATTGTCAATGATAGCTGTAATTGTTCCAGTTATAGTCGGGTTTATTCTCGGAAATCTGGATAATGATATGAGAAAATTTCTAGGTTCTGGACAAAATCTATTGATTCCATTCTATGCTTTTTCATTAGGTGCTAATATGAAATTCAGTGATATAATAAAAGCGGGTTTTTCAGGCGTAGTGATAAGTATTGCTGTAGTTATAATTACAGGTTTTATAGGCTATTTCTTAAGTGGTATTTTCGGACCCAAAAAAGCTGTTGGAGCTAGTATAGGAAATACTGCAGGAAATCAACTAGCTACTCCTCTTGCAATAGTGGCTGCTGATTCAACTTTAGAACCTTATTTAGTTCTTGCTACTGCTCAAATAGGGACAGCAATAATAATAACATCGATATTATGTCCTCTATTGGTTAGATATTTAGATAAGAATAATAGAAAAATTGAAAAGGTTTTTTAAGTGAAACTTAAATTATAAAAAATAGTCTTAGGAAACTAAGGCTTTTTCTTATAAGTGAGATGCATTATAAAAAAATATTGATTAATTTTGTAATGTCTTAATTTGAATATTATTATATCAATTTTACAATAATTATAAAAAATTTCCTATTGCGCTAGGGGTTTTATAAAAATACAAGAAATAATAGATAAAATGTAGGAAAATTATTGAAATAACATCTTAGGAACATATTTATAACTATGTAAAAATATTATAAAATATAAAAGAAATTATTATTAATATCAGGTCAACCATGGAGGATATAGTGTGAAATACGTTTTGAAGAGGGTTATAGAAAAGCCATTTATATATTGTGAAAATAACTTAATTATCAATGTTAATAATGAGTTTGTTAAATTGACTGGATATTCAAAAGAGGAACTTATTGGAAAATCATTAATTGAATTAAGTGATTTATTGAAAATTTATTCGAAAATTTGTTTTGAAAATATAAAAAATGAATATTATATATTCACAAAGGAATATTTAGCAAGAGAAGTTATCATATCCTGCATTAATTCAAAAGACGAGAATGAAAAAATATATTATTTTAAAGAGATACGGAATTCTAGGATTGAAAAAAGACTGCCATATATATTACAATTCACAAATGATAATGTAGCTGGAGTAGCAATTTTCTCAATGCCAGAAGGCATTCTTTTAAGAGCAAATGAAAAATACATTAAATTTTGGTGTGATAAAAAAACAGAATATGAAAATATATTAGGGAAACCATTAGAAAAAATACTTTCTGGTTTCAATGGAAGTAATTTGGAGAAGGTAATTAAGGAGATTTTTAGAACTGGAAAGTCTTTTTACTCAGCTGGTGGCAATAATGAATACTTGAAAAAAGATGATTCCTGCTACGATATATCATTACTCCCTGTAAGGATTTCGGGGAAAGATAAGTACTTAGTTCATACTACTTGTGATATAACTGAAAATGTTTTACATAGTGAGCTTATAGAGGAACAAGAAGAAGAACTTAAGGCTATTATAGAAAATATGTCGGATGGTCTACATATTATTGATAAAGACTATAATTTATCTTTAATAAATAGTAGTGCAAAGAACTCTTTTTATAAACATGGCTCTATCAAAACTTTGGAAGATGTTCTAGAACATACAAAATATTTTGATTCAGATGGTATCCCATTAACTCTTGACAATTTTCCAGAAGTTAATGTGTTAATGGGGGAAAGATTAAAAGAATATAGGATTACATCAAATAGACCAGATGGAGTATTTCACTTTAATGTTAGTGGAAGCCCTGTATATGATAAAAATGGTAATGTAGTAAAGGCGATTATGTGTACTCGTGATGTGACAGAGAGAGTTAAAAAAGATGAATTAATTAGAATGAATAAAGAACAATTAGAATCAATCATAGAAAATATGTCTGATGCTCTTGTTCTTTTTGACAAGGATGGGAATATAACTAAAGTTAACAAGTCTGCAAGAAAATCTGTTTTTAGATTTGCAGAGGGTAAGAAAATGAATGACCATTTCAATCATGCTAAAATATATGACATGAATTTTAAGGAAATCCTAAAGGAAAATTCAGCTATCTCAAGGATATTGAAAGGTGAGAAATTGTCAAGGTATCAAACCATTGTACAAGTTGGAGATAATTTAACTTATACTGAGGCTAATGGTAATCCAATATATGATAAGAAAAGTAATTTTGTTGGTGGGGTACTAGTAGTATATGATATCACTGATAGGATAAAAAGTGAACAAACGTTACTGTTAAAGACTCAATATAATTTGTTAAGTAGAATTATTGAAGATTTAGATGTTGGATTCGCGAGATTTTCTTATCCAGATTTTAGAATAATAGATTTTAATCAAAAGTATTTTAATCAGTTAAAACTTATTAATCCCAAGTTAGATTCCCCAGCATCTATGAAAGGCAAAGATCCTTTTGGCATTTTTATTTTTGATGAAAAATCAGAAGTGTTGCAAAATATCCAAAACTTGATAGAAAAACGTGGCGATTCTTATGTGACTAATAGGAAATTTATTATGGATGGAGAAGAACGGTTTTTTAGAATTATTAGACAGCCTTTATTTGGACTAAATAATCAAGTAATTGAAGTAATTCAAATAGCTATAGATATTACAGAAGAAGTCACTGCTAAAAATAAGATGGAAGAAACCCTTAGAATGCAAGAAGAGATTTTTTCGAATATATCTCATGAACTCAAAACTCCTCTTAATGTGATTTTTAGTACAAACCAATTAATGGAGCTATATTTTAAAAATAATTGCATTGAGGGAAATAAGGAGAAAGTTTCAAAAAGTATTAATATTATTAAGCAGAATTGCTATAGATTTACGAAACTTATTAATAATATAGTAGATGTTTCAAAAATAGATTCAGGCTTTTTTGAATTAAATTTATCTAATGAAAATATCGTTAATATAACTGAAGATATTGTTCAATCAATATCAGAATATATAGAAGGAAAAGGCTTAAGCATTATCTTTGATACAAATGTTGAGGAAAAAACTATTGCATGTGACCCTGATAAAATTGAAAGAATTATTTTAAATCTTGTCTCAAATGCTATTAAGTTTTCCAATCCTGAAGGACAGATACTTGTAAATGTCTTTGACAAAGGGGAATTTGTAGAGATTATTGTAGAAGATACTGGAATAGGGATTGAGAGTAAACACCTAAATAATATTTTTGAAAGATTTCATCAAGTTGATAAATCACTTTCAAGAAATGCTGAGGGAAGCGGTATAGGATTATCATTGGTAAAGTCAATTGTTGAAATGCACGGTGGAAGTATCAGTGTTAAAAGTCAAGTGAATAAAGGGAGTACTTTTAAGGTCGTACTTCCAGGAGTAATAGTAGAAGAGACAAAAAAATTAGAAAAAAGTACTGGTATGAACAATAAAATTGAGATGATAAATATAGAGTTTTCTGATATTTATTTAAGATAACCCGTTGTGCTAGTTAAATACGCTGGCAATACTTACAAATAGAAAAACTCCAGCATATTTGCTAACCTATCATTAAAAAAACACCACTAATCTAATGATAGGAGGCTAACCTATATGCCAGAGTTTAATAAAGATTCTACCATAACAATAAATGACTTAAAAGATTTTATTGTTGTCACTTATGTTATAATTGATGACTTTTACCAAAAAGTAACTCCAACATTTATTAAAAATCGTCGTAACATCGCTAAATCAGTAATGACTGATAGCGAAATAATTACGATTTCTTTAGTAGGTGAACTCTTAACCATTGACTCTGAAAAAGCATGGTTTGGATTTTGCTCTAAAAAACCTACGA is a window encoding:
- a CDS encoding 2-keto-3-deoxygluconate permease: MKKVPGGLMVIPLFIGIAINTCFPYVLDIGGFTTELFKKGAQPLIGLLLCCMGSQICIKSSKLSVAKGGVYVISKFVVGFIIAIAVGKIWGREGVFGITPMVLMSAFSSINIGLYASLTDQFGDKDDVAAGALIALTGGAFFTMVALGTSGLADIPILSMIAVIVPVIVGFILGNLDNDMRKFLGSGQNLLIPFYAFSLGANMKFSDIIKAGFSGVVISIAVVIITGFIGYFLSGIFGPKKAVGASIGNTAGNQLATPLAIVAADSTLEPYLVLATAQIGTAIIITSILCPLLVRYLDKNNRKIEKVF
- a CDS encoding PAS domain-containing sensor histidine kinase — protein: MKYVLKRVIEKPFIYCENNLIINVNNEFVKLTGYSKEELIGKSLIELSDLLKIYSKICFENIKNEYYIFTKEYLAREVIISCINSKDENEKIYYFKEIRNSRIEKRLPYILQFTNDNVAGVAIFSMPEGILLRANEKYIKFWCDKKTEYENILGKPLEKILSGFNGSNLEKVIKEIFRTGKSFYSAGGNNEYLKKDDSCYDISLLPVRISGKDKYLVHTTCDITENVLHSELIEEQEEELKAIIENMSDGLHIIDKDYNLSLINSSAKNSFYKHGSIKTLEDVLEHTKYFDSDGIPLTLDNFPEVNVLMGERLKEYRITSNRPDGVFHFNVSGSPVYDKNGNVVKAIMCTRDVTERVKKDELIRMNKEQLESIIENMSDALVLFDKDGNITKVNKSARKSVFRFAEGKKMNDHFNHAKIYDMNFKEILKENSAISRILKGEKLSRYQTIVQVGDNLTYTEANGNPIYDKKSNFVGGVLVVYDITDRIKSEQTLLLKTQYNLLSRIIEDLDVGFARFSYPDFRIIDFNQKYFNQLKLINPKLDSPASMKGKDPFGIFIFDEKSEVLQNIQNLIEKRGDSYVTNRKFIMDGEERFFRIIRQPLFGLNNQVIEVIQIAIDITEEVTAKNKMEETLRMQEEIFSNISHELKTPLNVIFSTNQLMELYFKNNCIEGNKEKVSKSINIIKQNCYRFTKLINNIVDVSKIDSGFFELNLSNENIVNITEDIVQSISEYIEGKGLSIIFDTNVEEKTIACDPDKIERIILNLVSNAIKFSNPEGQILVNVFDKGEFVEIIVEDTGIGIESKHLNNIFERFHQVDKSLSRNAEGSGIGLSLVKSIVEMHGGSISVKSQVNKGSTFKVVLPGVIVEETKKLEKSTGMNNKIEMINIEFSDIYLR